In Pyrus communis chromosome 8, drPyrComm1.1, whole genome shotgun sequence, one genomic interval encodes:
- the LOC137742559 gene encoding GDSL esterase/lipase At2g30220-like has product MAPTTLFLILLLVHISNSNTGDATKPAPKFPSVLVFGDSTVDTGNNNYLKTSFKGNHYPYGKDFPGQIPTGRFSNGKLVPDFLASILNIKQTVPPFLDPSLSDNDLITGVCFASGGSGYDDITAAGAGILAFSKQIELFKEYVARVKRTLGDKEAKKLISSSLVVVSAGTNDFGFNFYDIPTRRLEFNISGYQDFLLNKLQIFIEELYELGCRKLAIAGLPPVGCLPIQVTVKFGKPNDGRCVDDENSDSQIYNQKLVKLLPKIQSLLPGSRIVYVDVYEPLIDMINNPHKFGFVETKRGCCGTGSVEAGPLCNALTPVCADDSEYLFWDSIHPSEATYQYLSKYLEKNVLPKFAYRNQSRRSITRSGHPHRADDRY; this is encoded by the exons ATGGCACCCACAACACTCTTTCTTATTCTTCTCCTAGTGCACATTTCCAATTCCAACACTGGCGATGCCACAAAACCTGCACCAAAATTCCCATCAGTTCTAGTGTTTGGCGATTCAACAGTCGACACTGGCAACAACAATTACCTCAAAACATCGTTCAAGGGCAACCATTACCCTTATGGCAAAGATTTCCCTGGCCAAATCCCCACAGGCAGATTCTCTAATGGAAAACTAGTTCCTGACTTTTTGGCCTCCATTTTAAACATCAAGCAAACAGTTCCTCCTTTTCTCGACCCGAGCCTTTCGGATAACGACCTCATCACTGGCGTCTGCTTCGCGTCGGGTGGATCCGGATACGATGATATAACCGCTGCTGGCGCCGGAATCCTAGCGTTTTCGAAGCAGATTGAGTTGTTCAAGGAATATGTAGCGAGAGTTAAGAGGACTTTAGGGGATAAGGAGGCAAAGAAGTTGATTAGTAGTTCATTGGTTGTAGTAAGTGCAGGTACTAATGACTTTGGTTTTAATTTCTATGACATTCCCACAAGAAGGTTAGAGTTCAACATTAGTGGATACCAAGATTTTCTGCTGAATAAGCTGCAGATATTTATTGAG GAACTGTATGAGCTTGGATGCAGAAAACTGGCAATAGCAGGGCTTCCTCCAGTTGGTTGCCTTCCCATACAAGTTACTGTAAAATTTGGGAAACCAAATGATGGACGATGTGTGGATGATGAGAATTCAGATTCCCAAATTTACAATCAAAAGCTTGTAAAACTATTGCCCAAAATTCAGTCACTGTTGCCAGGGAGCAGAATTGTTTATGTAGATGTCTATGAGCCGTTGATTGACATGATCAACAATCCACATAAATTTG GTTTCGTGGAAACGAAAAGAGGTTGCTGCGGTACTGGGTCTGTGGAAGCAGGGCCTTTGTGCAATGCACTGACTCCGGTATGTGCCGATGACTCGGAGTACTTGTTTTGGGATAGCATACATCCAAGCGAAGCAACTTACCAGTACCTCTCGAAGTACCTAGAGAAGAATGTGCTTCCCAAGTTTGCTTATCGTAATCAATCGCGGCGGTCGATTACTCGGTCCGGCCATCCCCATCGGGCAGATGATCGATACTGA
- the LOC137742558 gene encoding exocyst complex component EXO70B1-like — MAENGEEKLLAMARHIAKTLGHNDNMADDILQIFSNFDGRFSREKLASDDERTRSCAALELSLKSLDRQILQYVATDHSIWSDSADSAAFLDSIDELIVTIRDWTPMADDKSVGVCLAGAEDLMQQAMFRLEDEFRSLVERGAESRELTRAFRGESNGALSFDSGDDDEEEEEDEVIGDGEEPQIPVAQPIGDYDIVIDALPSGTINDLHEIAKRMVAAGFGKECSHVYSSCRREFLEESLSRLGLQKLSIEEVQKTPWQDLEDEIERWIKSANVALRILFPSERRLCDRIFYGLSSAADLSFMEVCRGSTIQILNFADAVAIGSRSPERLFKILDVFETLRDLMPEFESVFSDQYCLFLRNEAITIWKRLGEAIRGIFMELENLISLDPAKTPVPGGGLHPITRYVMNYLRAACRSRQTLEQVFEDSSAVSHQPKVDDQSSSMSVQMAWIMELLESNLEAKSKIYRDSALCCVFMMNNGRYIVQKAKDSELGLLLGDDWIRKHNAKVRQHHVNYQRSSWNKVLGVLKLDSGSLAPSAAVKSMKEKLKLFNIYFDEICKTQSNWVVFDDQCRDELRISLVKIVLPAYQSFIGRFQSVPEIGRHDKYIKYASEDIEAKINDLFRGSRGSAGGGGGRK, encoded by the coding sequence ATGGCTGAGAACGGCGAAGAGAAATTGTTAGCTATGGCGCGCCACATAGCCAAGACTCTGGGCCACAACGATAATATGGCCGACGATATTTTGCAGATTTTTTCCAACTTCGACGGCAGGTTCTCTCGCGAGAAATTGGCTTCCGACGACGAACGAACTCGGAGCTGTGCTGCTCTCGAGCTTTCGCTGAAGTCGCTGGACCGTCAGATCTTGCAGTATGTGGCTACTGACCACTCAATCTGGTCTGACTCCGCCGATTCCGCGGCGTTTCTTGACTCGATCGACGAGCTCATCGTCACCATCAGAGACTGGACTCCGATGGCGGACGACAAGTCCGTCGGCGTCTGCCTGGCGGGCGCCGAGGATCTTATGCAGCAGGCTATGTTCCGGCTTGAGGACGAGTTCAGATCCTTGGTCGAACGCGGCGCCGAGTCCCGAGAACTGACTCGGGCGTTTCGCGGTGAGTCGAATGGCGCGTTGTCGTTTGACTCGggagatgatgatgaagaagaagaagaagatgaggtgATCGGGGACGGTGAGGAACCCCAGATCCCTGTTGCGCAGCCGATCGGCGACTACGACATCGTGATCGACGCGCTTCCTTCTGGAACCATCAACGACCTCCATGAGATCGCGAAGCGGATGGTGGCGGCGGGTTTCGGAAAGGAGTGCTCGCACGTGTACTCCAGTTGCCGGAGAGAGTTCCTGGAAGAGAGCTTGTCGAGGCTAGGGTTGCAGAAGCTGAGCATCGAAGAGGTTCAGAAGACGCCATGGCAGGACCTGGAGGACGAAATCGAGCGGTGGATCAAATCAGCAAACGTCGCGCTTCGGATTCTGTTTCCGAGCGAGCGTCGACTCTGCGATCGCATCTTCTACGGCCTCTCCTCCGCCGCGGACCTCTCGTTCATGGAGGTTTGCCGAGGCTCGACTATTCAGATACTGAATTTCGCCGACGCGGTGGCGATCGGAAGCCGATCGCCGGAGCGATTGTTCAAGATTCTCGACGTGTTCGAGACTTTGCGGGATTTGATGCCCGAATTCGAGTCAGTGTTCTCCGATCAGTACTGCTTGTTTCTCCGGAACGAAGCGATTACGATTTGGAAAAGGTTAGGCGAAGCGATCAGAGGCATTTTCATGGAGTTGGAGAATCTGATCAGTCTTGACCCTGCGAAAACTCCAGTTCCTGGCGGAGGATTGCATCCAATCACTCGATATGTGATGAATTATCTTCGGGCAGCTTGCCGATCGCGCCAGACCCTTGAGCAGGTTTTCGAGGACAGTTCTGCAGTCTCTCATCAGCCCAAGGTTGATGACCAAAGCTCGTCCATGTCGGTACAAATGGCATGGATTATGGAGCTTCTGGAGAGCAATTTGGAAGCCAAGTCGAAGATTTACAGGGACTCTGCTTTGTGCTGTGTTTTCATGATGAACAATGGGAGGTACATCGTGCAGAAAGCGAAAGACAGCGAGTTGGGATTGCTATTGGGCGATGATTGGATCCGAAAACACAATGCAAAAGTCCGGCAGCACCATGTGAATTACCAGAGAAGCTCATGGAACAAGGTGCTTGGAGTGTTGAAGCTCGATAGCGGCTCATTGGCGCCAAGTGCTGCTGTCAAGTCCATGAAGGAGAAGCTCAAGTTGTTCAACATCTACTTCGATGAGATCTGTAAAACGCAGTCCAATTGGGTAGTTTTCGACGATCAGTGCAGAGACGAATTGAGAATTTCGCTTGTCAAAATCGTGTTGCCAGCGTATCAGAGCTTCATCGGTAGGTTTCAGAGTGTTCCAGAAATCGGAAGGCATGATAAGTACATTAAGTATGCTAGTGAGGACATTGAAGCTAAGATCAATGACCTGTTCCGCGGCAGTAGAGGATCCGCCGGCGGTGGCGGTGGCCGGAAGTGA